GTAACCCATTTGGATTTATTGGTGGAATTGATGCCCACTGTTTTACCGAAGATTATCTGAGAAATGCGGTGAGCGAAGTGATGCCGGAAAAAGCACAGGCAGAAAAACCGTTCCGCCTTGCGGTGATCCAACTCGGGACTTATGACGGCACGGTCTACAACGCGAGACAAGTGGTGGATAAGATTGGGCATCTTTGCGAATACATTCTGTTTGATTCCGCGTGGGTGGGTTACGAACAATTTATTCCGATGATGCGCCAATGCTCGCCGTTACTGCTGGAATTGAATGAAAATGACCCCGGTATTATGGTGACGCAATCTGTTCACAAACAGTTAGCTGGCTTTTCCCAAGCTTCACAGATCCATAAGAAAGATAACCATATCAAAGGGCAAGAGCGTTTTGTTTCCCATAAGAAACTGAATAATGCGTTTATGATGCACGCCTCTACCAGCCCGTTTTACCCACTGTTTGCTTCACTGGATGTGAATGCGCGTATGCATCAAGGGGAAGCGGGGGAAATGATGTGGATGGAGTGTGTGAGACAAGGAATTGAGGTACGAAAATCCATTATTCAACACTGCCGTCACTTTAGACCGTTTGTGCCTGAGCTGGTGGATGGCAAGCCGTGGCATGAATACCCAACAGAACAAATTGCGTCAGAAAAGCGTTTCTTTAATTTCATTCCGAAAGCGCGCTGGCATGCGTTTGATGGTTACGCGCAGGATCAATATTTCGTTGACCCTTGCAAGCTGATGCTGACCACGCCGGGGATTGATGTAGAAAGCGGGGAATATGAATCTTTCGGGGTTCCAGCCACGATTTTGGCGCATTTTCTGCGTGAACATGGCGTGATCCCGGAAAAATGTGATTTGAACTCCATTTTGTTCTTGTTAACCCCTGCAGAGTCGCGGGAAAAACTGGAGCTGCTAGTTTCTCACTTAGTCCGTTTCGAACAGCTTTTGGATGAAGATGCGTTATTTGAAGACGTATTGCCGTCAGTGTATCAGCGTTATCAGGAACAGTACCAAGGTTATACTTTGCGTCGATTGTGCCAAGAAATGCATCAATTAAGCGTAGATTTTAATATTAAACAGCTGCAAAAAGAGATGTTCCGTAAGGCGCATTTCCCTGTGGTGAAAATGAATCCACAACAGGCACATCTGGAGTTTATTCGTGGCAATGTGGAGTTACTGCCGCTGGATGAGCTAGAGGGGCGAATTGCTGCAGAAGGCGCGTTACCTTATCCGCCGGGCGTGCTGTGTGTGGTTCCGGGGGAAGTGTGGTCAGGCCCTGTTCTTCAGTATTTTAAAGCGTTGGAAGCGGGAATTAATGCGCTACCAGGTTTTGCGCCGGAGCTGCAAGGGGTCTATATTTCGAAAAATGAAAATGGACCAAAACGCGTGTATGCGCATGTTTTGAAATAAATCTCTTGGTATTCAGACATCAAGCATAGATTTTGCCCCATGAGATAGCTAAATTGGGATCTGCGAAATGTGGATCCCGATTGACGATAAGGCAACCCTATGACGAAAAAGATTATTTTAGACTGTGACCCAGGGCATGACGATGCCATTGCTATGCTGTTGGCTTACGGTAATCCAGACATCGATTTACTCGCCGTCACCACGGTTGCAGGCAACCAAACTCTCGAAAAAGTCACCCGTAATGCTCGTGCGATTGCTGAAATGGCCAATATTCGCGGCATTCCTTTTGCTGCGGGTTCAGCGCGGCCATTAGTACGTGAAGTGGAAGTAGCGCCCGATATTCATGGGGATTCCGGGTTGGATGGCCCAGAGCTTCCAACGCCGACGTTAGCGTTGGATGAACGCCATGGGGTGAATCTGATCATCGATACCATCATGTCCCACCCGCCAAAAACCATCACTTTAGTGCCTACGGGGGCGCTGACCAATATCGCGTTAGCAGCAAGGTTAGAACCACGGATTGTCGAACGTGTAAAAGAAGTGGTATTGATGGGCGGCGGCTACCATGTGGGAAATTGGAGCCCGGTAGCGGAATTTAATATCAAGATTGACCCAGAAGCGGCGCACATTGTTTTCAATGAAAAGTGGCCGTTAACCATGGTCGGTTTGGATCTAACCCACCAAGCGCTGGCAACGCCAGAGGTAGTGGCGAAAATTGCCGAAATAGACACGATATGCTCGCAGTTTGTCGTCGAATTGCTGGATTTCTTCGGGAAAATGTATAAACAGGCTCAGGGCTTTGATGCGCCGCCAGTGCATGATCCTTGCGCAGTCGCTTATGTGATTGACCCGTCAGTGATGACCACCCAAAAAGTCCCTGTGAACATCGAATTAACGGGAACGTTAACTCTTGGCATGACGGTGGCTGATTTTCGTCATCCCGCTCCAGCCAATTGCCATACGCAGGTTGCTGTGAAACTAGATAGCGACAAGTTTTGGCAGATGGTTATCGAGGCACTGAAAAATATTGGTTAATGGAATCGTATTTAACATGAAGAGTGAATTAGAACAGATGCCTTATGAGGCATTAATTGAACGCAGTATGAATTCCCTGCAATTGAAAAATCAGTTCCATTGCGATAATTGGAAACTGGATGAAGCCAGTTGGTCGGTAGACCAAGATGAAGGCACCATTATTTTTCATGCGCCGGACGATATAATGGTGACGGCACCTGTGCAAATTATTGGGACTTATGACCAAAATATGGGTAGCTGGATGTGGGGCTGGGCAAATAGCTCCATTGAAGAGCCATTAATGCAGGATGCGATCACGGTTAAAGCTTACGGTGAGCGCCAAGATAATAGTTTGCTGACTTCCCGTGTGAGCGATATCGAAGAGAATGATGCATGGCAACTCGCCGCATTGGCATGTGAGCTAAATGAGCAACAAGGTGTTTATCGCGGCGTTGCAGGCAGTACACTGATTTTTATGACATTCGGTCAAGTATCCCTCCAAAAAATGTAAGCCAAAAACGCCTTTTTTATCGTTGCTAAGAAGGGCGTCACCAATTTCTCGAAAACGACCCACCCAGTTTATTATGACAACAGTTTATTATGACAAAAGAAAGCCAGCTGTTAAAATGCGGCTTTCTTTTGCTATTTCACAACAGCATAAGCCTTAAATTCGATATCAACGCCAAAAGACCAACATGCAACAAAATCAAACGATAGAACAAAATACACCATCAACAACAGGTGGTTACAAAAATCTTAACCGCTTCTCGGTTGCGCCGATGCTCGATTGGACTGACCGTCATTGCCGTTATTTCCATCGCTTATTAACGAAAAATACGTTGCTGTACACCGAAATGGTGACGACCGGTGCGATTATTTATGGTAAAGGCGATTATCTTGCTTATAGCGAAGAAGAGCATCCCGTTTCCTTGCAATTGGGCGGTAGTGACCCTGCGGCTTTAGCGCAATGCGCAAAATTAGCGCAAGAACGTGGTTACGATGAAATCAACCTGAACGTCGGTTGCCCATCAGACCGCGTACAGAACGGGCGTTTTGGGGCATGTTTGATGGCGGATGCTCAGCTGGTCGCAGATTGTGTCAAAGCGATGCGTGATGTGGTGTCTATCCCTGTGACGGTGAAAACGCGAATTGGGATTGATGAGCAAGATAGCTACGAATTTTTATGTGAATTCATTGATACTGTCTCCACAAAAGGGGACTGCGACATGTTTATTATCCATGCTCGCAAAGCGTGGTTATCAGGATTAAGTCCAAAAGAAAACCGTGAAATCCCCCCGCTGGATTACCCTCGCGTATACCAATTAAAGCGTGATTTTCCGCATCTAACTATGGCTATCAATGGGGGCGTTAAAACTCTTGAAGAAGCTAAAGAGCATTTAAAACATTTAGATGGCGTGATGGTGGGTCGTGAAGCGTATCAAAATCCGTCAATTTTAACCGCGGTAGATAATCAATTGTTTGATGAAACAATGCCAATTGTCGATAGCGTGGCCGCTGTACGTAGTATGTATCCATACATCGAAAAAGAGCTGTCTAACGGGGCTTATTTAGGGCATATGACTCGCCATATGTTAGGGATTTTCCAAGGGATTCCGGGGGCTCGTCAATGGCGTCGCCACTTAAGCGAAAACGCTCATAAACAAGGTGCTGACTTATCTGTGGTCGAACAAGCGCTCGCGTTTGTCACTCGTGGCGAGTAAACAATGCTTAAATAAAATTTCGATTTTGGTTGATGCGGGCTGAATAGGATTATCTGCATGCTATGATAAAACTCATTAATGAATGAGGAATAAGCAGATGAAAATATTAATCGCAACCTCTTTGCTGCTGTTAGTTGCTGGGTGTTCGGGGTCAGGTGGGCAGATGCGAGAACCACCAAAGCAAGATCCTTATGAGGGAACGGTGTTAAACACCATCAAAGAGAACCAGCAGATCTACAAAGAGCAGCAAGCACGCAAAGGGCACTATTAATTATTAGTGCAACTGAAGTGAGTAAAATTGCAGTGGTTAGAATTTTAAAAGCGCCAGTTATTGATAGCTGGCGCTTTTTTATAACGGAATAATTTTAAGGAACTAGCAGGCTAGAACCTTGAGTCTTACGTTGTTCCAACGTTTGGTGCGCTTTTTGGGCATCTTTCAGTGCAAAAACTTGGGATGCCGGTACATCCACATTCACTTTGCCACTTAAAATCATGTCAAACAGGGCTTTGCTGGCTTGGTCTAACTCTTCTCTGTTAGTAACATAGCCACCTAGTGATGGGCGGGTCACATACAGAGAGCCTTTTTGATTTAAGATCCCTAAGTTAACCCCAGTTACGGCACCAGAAGCGTTACCAAAGCTCACCATTAAGCCGCGACGCTTCAGTGAATCTAAAGAAGCTAGCCACGTCGCTTGACCTACGGAGTCATACACGACATTCACTTTTTCGCCGTGAGTGATTTCTTTCACTCGCTCAGCAATATTTTCAGTTTGGTAGTTGATGACTTCCCACGCGCCTGCGGCTTTCGCACGCTGCGCTTTTTCTTGCGAGCCAACGGTACCAATCATTTTCGCGCCTAACGCTTTTGCCCATTGGCAAGCAATGAGGCCAACACCGCCCGCTGCTGCGTGGAACAAGAAAATTTCATCTTTTTGAACTTGATAGGTTTGATTGAGCAGGTAGTAAACCGTCATTCCTTTAAGCGAACAGGCTGCCGCTTGCTCGAAGGTGATGCCGTCGGGTAAGTGTGCCACGGCATTGACGGGCACATTATGAACTTCACTGTATGCGCCGAGAGGGCCTTGTGCGTAAACCACGCGATCACCTGGTTTGAAACCTGTGACTTGGGAGCCAGTTTTAACCACCACACCCGCCGCTTCTGTGCCAAGTCCACATGGCAAATTTGCAACTGGATACAGCCCACTGCGTACATAGGTATCAATAAAGTTAATACCAATTGCACGGTTTTCGATTTGGATTTCATTTTCAGCCGGCGCATTCGGGGAATAGTCGACAAAATTGAGAACTTCAGGACCACCATGTTGCGAAAATTCAATACGTTTTGCCATGATCATCTCCAATGAGTGAGTTTGTTTTTATTAACAGTATCAATTGCTCCATCATAACGCGATGCTTTAATGAGAAGAATTATCGGTTTGTGCGCTGCGTTAAGATTGCGCCTGCAATAATATCTTGTGCAGATAACAATAAAGACGCCACAAGACACCTAAGATTGGCGTATACTAACTGTTGGTTAATTATAGACGTGGATATTTCAAGTATGGCTAAAAAACCCTCCTCAGATTACAAGACAAACCCACCGCGCGATCAGCAAATGGAAGGCTTAAAACTTCCTCCGCACTCTATCGAAGCGGAACAGTCTGTATTGGGGGGACTGATGTTAGACAACGAACGCTGGGACACAGTCTCTGAGCGTGTCACGTCAGCGGACTTTTTTAGTCGTCCTCACCGCACTATCTTTGCTCAAATGCAGATCCTGCTTGAGCAGGGCAAACCCATTGACTTGATCACTCTATCAGAATCTCTTGAACAACAAGGGGAACTGGACAGCGTTGGGGGCTTTGCTTACTTAGCTGAATTATCAAAAAATACCCCAAGTGCGGCGAACATCAACGCTTATGCGGACATCGTCCGTGAACGTGCCATTGTGCGCGATATGATTTCCGTTGCCAATGATATTGCTGATGCTGGGTATGACCCACAAGGCCGTAGCAGTGAAGATTTACTCGATTTCGCGGAAACTAAAGTTTTCCAAATTGCAGAATCTCGCGCGAATAAAGATGAAGGCCCGAAAGGGATTGAAGCGATTTTGTCGGAAACCGTTGAGAAAATCGAACAGCTTTATCAGCAGCCTCATGATGGTGTCACCGGGGTTTCCACGGGCTATCAAGATTTAGATAAGAAAACCGCAGGGTTACAAGGCTCAGATTTAATTATTGTTGCCGCACGTCCATCCATGGGTAAAACCACTTTCGCGATGAACTTGTGTGAAAATGCGGCGATGACAGAAGAGAAACCGGTACTTATCTTCAGTTTGGAGATGCCCGGCAACCAGATCATGATGCGTATGCTTGCGTCACTGTCTCGCGTAGACCAAACCCGTATTCGTACGGGGCAGCTTGATGATGAGGATTGGGCGCGAATTTCGAGCACCATGGGCATATTGATGGAAAAACGCAATATGTACATCGATGACTCATCGGGGTTAACACCAACAGAGGTTCGTTCCCGTGCACGCCGAATTTACCGCGAACACGGCGGGCTAAGCCTGATTATGATCGACTACCTTCAGTTAATGCGCGTGCCAGCGTTGTCCGATAACCGTACATTGGAAATCGCCGAAATTTCTCGTTCTCTCAAAGCGTTAGCGAAAGAATTAAACGTGCCAGTGGTGGCGCTTTCCCAGTTAAACCGTAGCTTGGAGCAACGAGCAGACAAACGTCCAGTCAACTCCGACTTACGTGAATCAGGCTCCATCGAGCAAGATGCTGACTTAATTATGTTTATCTACCGTGATGAGGTCTACCACGAAAACAGCGACCTCAAAGGGATCGCCGAAATTATTCTGGGTAAGCAGCGTAACGGCCCGATAGGTTCTGTGAGATTGACGTTTAATGGGCAGTGGTCGCGGTTTGATAATTATGCGGGGCCAGCCTACGATGACGAATAACCTAATCTCGTCATATTTTGAGCTGTAGCTGTGTTGGTTGCTCTCAGCCACCCTAGTCACATACTTGTGTATGCTCCTAGGGATAGCTTCGTTTACCGCCTTGCTACAGTTCAAACTATTTAGAGATTGGTAAGCCTCGTCATACTTTACACTGTGGCGTTGTTGGCTGCGCTCGCTAACCTGAGTCACATACTTATGTATGCTCCTAAGGATTAGCTTTTCTTGCCGCCTAGCCCCAGTGCGAATTATTTAGAGGCTGGTATGGTTAGAGATTGGTAAGCTCGTCATATTTTGAGCTGTAGCTGTGTTGGTTGCTCTCAGCCACCCTAGTCACATACTTATGTATGCTCCTAGGGATAGCTTCGTTTACCGCCTTGCTACAGTTCAAACTATTTAGAGCTTATAGAAAATTGAAGACTAAATAAGTTAAATTTTAAAATGAATAATTAAGAGGACGAAATGAAAGCGGCAACCGCATTAATAAACCGCCGCGCTCTGCGACACAACCTGCAACGCGTGAGAGAATTGGCACCGAATAGCCGTCTGATTGCAGTTGTTAAAGCAAACGCTTATGGTCATGGATTAATTGGAGTGGGCACAGAAGTTCAAGAGTTTGTGGACGGGTTTGGCGTTGCGCGTTTAAATGAAGCTTTGCTGCTTCGACATCAAGGTGTGACAAAACCGATTGTTTTATTAGAAGGCTTTTTCGAAAAATCCGATTTGCAGTTGATGGTGGAATACAACATCGATACAGTGATCCACTGCATTGAACAACTGGAAATGCTGGAAAATGCCCAGCTCGCCAAAAAAATCAAAGTGTGGATGAAACTCGATACTGGCATGCATCGCCTTGGCGTACTTCCTCAGCATGCGGAAAGTTTTTACCAACGTCTTCAAAGCTGTAGCAACGTGGATTTACCTATCAATATTGTTAGCCACTTCTGTCAGGCAGATGCGCCTGAACTCCCAACCACCAAAAAACAAATTGAATGCTTCCAACAGTTTGTGTCTGATAAACCGGGTGAAAAATCCATCGCGGCATCCGCAGGGATCCTCTTATGGCCAGAAGCTCATTATGACTGGGTTCGCCCCGGTATTATGATGTATGGAGCCTCACCGCAAGAAGGCAAAAGCGCTGCAAGCTTCGGTTTATTACCCGTCATGACCTTAAAGTCCAGCCTGATTGCGGTGAGAGAGCATTCGGCAGGGCAGTGTGTTGGCTACGGTGAAACATGGTGCAGTGAACGCAATACTCGTCTTGGGGTGGTAGCGATTGGTTATGGAGATGGTTATCCGCGTAACGTTCCATCAGGAACGCCGGTTTTAGTAAATGGACGAAAAGTGCCGATTATTGGTCGAATTTCTATGGATATGACTGTCGTGGATTTAGGGCCAGATGCCACCGATAAAGTGGGTGATGACGTCATTCTATGGGGAAATGCTCTGCCAGTGGAAGAAATTGCCGCACAAACAGGCATTATTAACTATGAGCTTTTGACGAAATTGACCTCTCGAGTTGCAATGGAATATGTAGACGAATAGGTTTTAAAGGGTTATTTTCAAAAGACAAAAGTAATAAAAGAAAACCTACAAGTAGGAGATATCCTGTGTACCAACATGTTGATGCTTATCCGGGCGACCCGATTTTATCGTTGATGGATGAATTTAATAAAGATACTCGTGAAGGCAAAATTAACCTGAGTATTGGTCTTTATTATGATGCAGAGGGGAAAACTCCTGAGCTGGAAACCGTCGGTACAGCGAAAGCTGCACTGAGAAAACTTCCAGCAAGTGCATCGCTTTATCTGCCAATGGAAGGTTTGAAAGATTACCGTACTGAATTACAAAAATTGGTGTTCGGTGAAGATTGCCCGCTAATTGCCCAAGAGCGTATTGCTACCGTACAAACCATCGGTGGTTCTGGCGCACTGAAAATCGGGGCTGATTTTTTACACCATTATTTTCCGAATTCAGAAGTCTGGTGCAGTAACCCAACATGGGAAAACCACGCTTCTATTTTCTCTGGTGCTGGCACAAAAGTGCATTACTACCCTTATTTCGATGAAAAAACCAAAGGGGTTAAATTTGATGAAATGCTGGAAACTTTCAAAAAGTTACCAGAAAACAGCATCATCTTAATGCACCCTTGCTGTCATAACCCAACAGGCTCAGATTTAACACCAGCTCAGTGGGATGAAGTGACGAAAGTGGCACTTGAACACAAATTGATCCCATTCTTAGATATCGCGTACCAAGGTTTTGCGGAAGGTATCGATGAAGATGCTTATGCGATCCGCGCGATGGTGAAAGTGGGCCTACCAGTATTTGTCAGCAATTCATTCTCGAAAATCTTTGGTATTTACGGTGAACGTGCGGGGGGGTTATCTGTTATCTGTAAAGATAAAGATGAGCGCGACCGCGTGCTGGGGCAATTGAAGGCGGGCGTTCGTCGTCTCTATTCAAGCCCACCGTCTAATGGTGCAAAAATTGTTGCGGCAGTACTGACTGATAGCCAACAAAAAGCCAAATGGCTGGAAGAAGTGGAAGAGATGCGTCTGCGTATTTTAGATATGCGTACCGTCTTAGTGGATGAGCTGAAAAAAGCGCTACCAAACAAAAACTTCGACCACCTGTTAAAACAGCGCGGTATGTTTAGCTACACTGGTTTTTCTCAACAACAAGTTGACCGTCTGAAAGATGAGTTTGCTGTTTATTTAGTTGGAACAGGTCGCGTATGTATGGCTGGTGTAAACCGTCATAATGTGAAGCGCATTGTGGAAGCATTCACTGCCGTTAGCCAGTAATAGACTGTTATATAAGCATTAAAAAAGGGGAACTGAGTTCCCCTTTTTCTATTTTGATTGACGGTTTCTGTTAACTATTTTTACTCAAGCTAACCATTTTTGTTTCAGTTAACTCAGTAGCCACGAGCTAAGATAGGCTTCAAGAAACGCGCTGTATGGGATTTTTCACATTCAGCCACCTGCTCAGGGGTACCTGAAATTAAAATCTCACCGCCACCGCTACCACCTTCTGGACCTAAATCGACAATCCAGTCTGCTGTTTTGATCACATCCAAGTTATGCTCGATGACGACGATGGTGTTGCCTTGATCGCGTAGCTGGTGCAAGACCACAAGCAGTTGTTGGATATCGGCAAAGTGCAATCCGGTGGTTGGTTCATCCAATATATAGATGGTTTGCCCCGTTCCTCGTTTAGACAACTCGCGAGCCAACTTCACGCGCTGGGCTTCACCGCCTGACAAGGTTGTCGCAGATTGGCCTAAGCGAATGTAGGAGAGACCCACATCCATCAGCGTTTGCAGCTTACGCGCTAGCGCAGGTACGGCATCAAAGAATTCACGAGACTCTTCGATGGTCATATCCAACACTTCATGAATGCTTTTGCCTTTGTATTTGATCTCTAAGGTTTCACGGTTATAGCGCTTGCCTTTACATTGGTCACACGGCACATAGACATCGGGCAGGAAGTGCATTTCGACTTTAATTACCCCGTCCCCTTGGCAGGCTTCACAACGACCGCCTTTCACATTAAAGCTGAAACGCCCTGGGTTATAGCCACGAGTTCGTGATTCAGGTACACCCGCGAACAGCTCACGAATTGGTGTAAATATGCCGGTGTAAGTGGCTGGGTTCGAACGTGGTGTACGTCCAATAGGGCTTTGGTCGATATCGATCACTTTATCGAAATGCTCTAAACCTTCGACATTGGTATACGGCGCAGGGTTAATCACTGTAGCCCCATTTAACTGGCGCTGAGCAATTGGAAATAGCGTATCGTTGATGAGCGTGGATTTACCGGAACCAGAAACCCCTGTAATGCACGTAAATAAGCCAACAGGAATATTCAGGGTGACATTCTTCAGGTTGTTGCCCGTTGCGCCAGAGACAGTCAGCACTTTATCTTTATTAAATGGAACACGCGTTTGCGGGATATCAATCTTGCGTTCGCCACTTAAGAATTTACCCGTTAACGATTCTGGGTTAGCGACAATATCTTCCAATGTGCCTTGCGCCACAATTTGCCCACCGTGAACACCGGCTCCTGGGCCAATATCAATCACATGGTCGGCAGCGCGGATGGCATCTTCATCATGCTCAACCACAATTACGGTGTTCCCTAAGTTACGTAGGTGAATCAGGGTTTCCAGTAATCGGTCATTATCACGCTGGTGGAGCCCGATAGACGGTTCATCCAGCACGTACATCACACCAACCAGACCTGCACCGATTTGGCTTGCTAGACGGATACGCTGGGCCTCACCGCCGGATAATGTTTCTGCGGAACGTGAAAGGCTTAAGTAATTCAATCCCACGTTCACTAAGAATTTCAGACGGTCGCCGATCTCTTTTAGAATTTTTTCAGCAATTTGAGCTCGTTGCCCACTGAGTTTTAAGTTTTGGAAAAACTCCATCGCATGGCCGATGCTGTAATCTGCAATTTCAGGCAGCGTGGTATTTTCCACAAACACAAAGCGAGCTTCTTTACGCAAACGGGTGCCGGAGCAAGTCACACAAGGGCGGTTGCTAATGTACTTTGCTAACTCTTCGCGCACCGCGGTGGATTCCGTTTCTTTATAACGGCGTTCCATATTGTTAAGCACACCTTCGAACGGGTGGTGGCGTACGGTAATATCTCCGCGATCATTGCGGTACTTGAATTCAATAGTTTCTTTGCCAGAACCATACAAAATCACTTTTTGAATGGCAGGGCTGAGTGAGTCATAAGGGGCTTCAACATCAAATTTATAGTGTTCGCCCAATGACATTAACATCTGAAAATAATAGAAATTACGACGATCCCATCCGCGGATTGCTCCGCCCGCAAGGGAAATTTCGGGGTTTTGAATCACGCGCTCAGGGTCAAAAAACTGCTGAACCCCTAAGCCATCGCAGCTTGGGCAAGCCCCTGCTGGGTTGTTGAATGAGAACAATCGTGGCTCTAACTCCATCATGCTATAGCCACAAACGGGGCATGCAAAGTTAGCAGAGAACACTAATTCTTCGGCTTTTGGGTCATCCATATCTGCGACAACAGCGGTACCACCAGATAGCTCCAGTGCAGTTTCAAAGGATTCTGCAAGACGCTGGGCGATATCATCACGCACTTTGAAACGGTCAACCACCACTTCAATGGTATGTTTTTTCTGTAATTCGAGTTTTGGTGGATCGGATAAATCACAAACTTCACCATCAATACGGGCGCGAATATAGCCTTGGCTCGCTAAGTTATCGAGTAACTTAACGTGTTCACCTTTACGCTCTTTCACGACTGGAGCCAGCAGCATCATACGGCGATCTGTCGGCTGCGCGAGGACGTTATCCACCATCTGGCTGACGGTTTGTGCAGCAAGCGGAATATCATGATCAGGGCAACGAGGCTCACCCACACGGGCAAACAGTAGACGCAGATAATCATGGATTTCGGTGATGGTCCCGACCGTTGAACGCGGGTTATGGGAAGTGGATTTCTGTTCAATGGAGATAGCAGGCGATAGCCCTTCGATATGGTCAACATCCGGCTTTTCCATTAAAGAAAGGAATTGACGAGCATACGCGGATAGTGACTCAACATAACGGCGCTGGCCTTCTGCATAGAGGGTATCAAAGGCGAGGGAAGATTTCCCTGAGCCAGATAGCCCTGTAATAACTATCAGCTTGTCTCGGGGGATGATGAGATTGATATTTTTTAGGTTATGCGTGCGTGCGCCGCGGACTTCGATATTCTCCATTTACCACTTCCCGAATGAATTGATAGTGAACAAAAATGAACTTGGTAGTCTTAATTAACGAGCCAGTATTAATAAACGATTTAGTATTGCACAAAATTTGCTGAATGGATATACAGTATATGTGCTCTTTATATTTCATTCCATAGGGGGCTGATGGCAACTTATCTGTGGCGACAATAATTAGTGTCTATACTAAAAATCAGTAATGCAGATTTCACTTAAATTTGGAAAGCGCTTCGCAACTTCTTATCGAGCAATCTCAATTTATGGTGCAATACAGATAGGTCGTGGTAAACTTCACGGTCAGTCCAGAGATTAAAAATTCAATGCATCAGGAGTAATAAATGGCCACCAG
The Providencia alcalifaciens DNA segment above includes these coding regions:
- the uvrA gene encoding excinuclease ABC subunit UvrA gives rise to the protein MENIEVRGARTHNLKNINLIIPRDKLIVITGLSGSGKSSLAFDTLYAEGQRRYVESLSAYARQFLSLMEKPDVDHIEGLSPAISIEQKSTSHNPRSTVGTITEIHDYLRLLFARVGEPRCPDHDIPLAAQTVSQMVDNVLAQPTDRRMMLLAPVVKERKGEHVKLLDNLASQGYIRARIDGEVCDLSDPPKLELQKKHTIEVVVDRFKVRDDIAQRLAESFETALELSGGTAVVADMDDPKAEELVFSANFACPVCGYSMMELEPRLFSFNNPAGACPSCDGLGVQQFFDPERVIQNPEISLAGGAIRGWDRRNFYYFQMLMSLGEHYKFDVEAPYDSLSPAIQKVILYGSGKETIEFKYRNDRGDITVRHHPFEGVLNNMERRYKETESTAVREELAKYISNRPCVTCSGTRLRKEARFVFVENTTLPEIADYSIGHAMEFFQNLKLSGQRAQIAEKILKEIGDRLKFLVNVGLNYLSLSRSAETLSGGEAQRIRLASQIGAGLVGVMYVLDEPSIGLHQRDNDRLLETLIHLRNLGNTVIVVEHDEDAIRAADHVIDIGPGAGVHGGQIVAQGTLEDIVANPESLTGKFLSGERKIDIPQTRVPFNKDKVLTVSGATGNNLKNVTLNIPVGLFTCITGVSGSGKSTLINDTLFPIAQRQLNGATVINPAPYTNVEGLEHFDKVIDIDQSPIGRTPRSNPATYTGIFTPIRELFAGVPESRTRGYNPGRFSFNVKGGRCEACQGDGVIKVEMHFLPDVYVPCDQCKGKRYNRETLEIKYKGKSIHEVLDMTIEESREFFDAVPALARKLQTLMDVGLSYIRLGQSATTLSGGEAQRVKLARELSKRGTGQTIYILDEPTTGLHFADIQQLLVVLHQLRDQGNTIVVIEHNLDVIKTADWIVDLGPEGGSGGGEILISGTPEQVAECEKSHTARFLKPILARGY
- the alr gene encoding alanine racemase yields the protein MKAATALINRRALRHNLQRVRELAPNSRLIAVVKANAYGHGLIGVGTEVQEFVDGFGVARLNEALLLRHQGVTKPIVLLEGFFEKSDLQLMVEYNIDTVIHCIEQLEMLENAQLAKKIKVWMKLDTGMHRLGVLPQHAESFYQRLQSCSNVDLPINIVSHFCQADAPELPTTKKQIECFQQFVSDKPGEKSIAASAGILLWPEAHYDWVRPGIMMYGASPQEGKSAASFGLLPVMTLKSSLIAVREHSAGQCVGYGETWCSERNTRLGVVAIGYGDGYPRNVPSGTPVLVNGRKVPIIGRISMDMTVVDLGPDATDKVGDDVILWGNALPVEEIAAQTGIINYELLTKLTSRVAMEYVDE
- a CDS encoding aromatic amino acid transaminase translates to MYQHVDAYPGDPILSLMDEFNKDTREGKINLSIGLYYDAEGKTPELETVGTAKAALRKLPASASLYLPMEGLKDYRTELQKLVFGEDCPLIAQERIATVQTIGGSGALKIGADFLHHYFPNSEVWCSNPTWENHASIFSGAGTKVHYYPYFDEKTKGVKFDEMLETFKKLPENSIILMHPCCHNPTGSDLTPAQWDEVTKVALEHKLIPFLDIAYQGFAEGIDEDAYAIRAMVKVGLPVFVSNSFSKIFGIYGERAGGLSVICKDKDERDRVLGQLKAGVRRLYSSPPSNGAKIVAAVLTDSQQKAKWLEEVEEMRLRILDMRTVLVDELKKALPNKNFDHLLKQRGMFSYTGFSQQQVDRLKDEFAVYLVGTGRVCMAGVNRHNVKRIVEAFTAVSQ